DNA sequence from the Saccopteryx leptura isolate mSacLep1 chromosome 4, mSacLep1_pri_phased_curated, whole genome shotgun sequence genome:
gggtgcatgcgggagtctgtctgactgtctctccctgtttccagcttcagaaatatacaaaaaaaataaaaaataaaaataaataaaaataaaaaaaaataagaaagaaagaaagaaaagaaaaaagaaacaaaaaaccaaaacaaagcaaaaaatttGATGTGTTCAACTTACCATCAAAGTGAAACTATTTTTATTACAGTGCTGATGGACGTTTCGAAGGCTCCCTCATGACCAAAGTCATCGTGAAATCTAATGGGACTGTCATTTGGACCCCTCCTGCCAGTTATAAAAGTTCCTGCACCATGGACGTCACGTTTTTTCCATTTGACCGGCAAAACTGCTCCATGAAGTTTGGGTCCTGGACTTACGATGGCACTATGGTTGACCTCGTTCTGATGAATGAAAACGTCGACAGAAAAGACTTCTTTGATAATGGAGAATGGGAAATCCTAAATGCAAAAGGCATGAAGGGAAACAGGAGAGACGGTTTATATTCGTATCCATTCATCACGTACTCCTTCGTCCTGCGCCGCCTGCCTCTGTTCTACACCCTCTTCCTGATTATCCCCTGCCTGGGACTCTCTTTTCTGACGGTTCTCGTGTTCTATCTACCTTCTGATGAAGGAGAGAAACTTTCCTTATCAACATCTGTTCTTGTTTCCCTGACAGTTTTTCTTTTAGTGATTGAAGAAATAATTCCATCTTCTTCAAAGGTCATTCCTCTCATTGGAGAGTACCTATTATTCATTATGATTTTCGTTACGCTGTCGATCATTGTTACCGTGTTTGTCATTAACGTTCACCACAGATCTTCTTCAACATACCATCCCATGGCTCCCTGGGTTAAGAGGCTATTTCTGCAAAAACTTCCTAAGTTACTTTGCATGAAGGGCCACGTGGACCGCTACTCTTTCCCAGATAAAGAAGAGAGTGAGCCAGTAGTGAAAGGTAAAGtcctagaaaaaaagaaacagaaacagttcAGTGATGGAGAAAAAGTGCTGGTTGCTTTCTTGGAAAAGGCTGCTGATTCCATTAGATACATCTCGAGGCACGTGAAGAAAGAGCATTTTATCAGCCAGGTGAGTAAACTGGTATTCATAATAGTGCTGCCTTTGAGGTGTGCAAAAGTGAGTATTTTCACtttgatttataataaaatgctGTCATTGTTTAAAATGTGCCATTATTAGCTCTTTGTTTTATGTGTATGACATTTAAAACAAGCCCtggaaaaatattacaaatggatTTTTAAGAAGTTCACAAAAACAGAAAGAGCAAAAGTAAAGCGATTATAGATTAAGTACTATTCCTTATGATTAGACTtgattctatttaaaataattcaattctACATTTTAAATGGGCTATTCTGGTCGCTggtaatttctcatttttttttaatggaatgatGGATATTTCTATCTATagtatttggaaataaaagaacagaaagaatcagatttttaaactaacataaaaatatagtgttacaaacaatatttttggagagaggaaacTTAGCttacagatttgaaaaaaaaaaaagcgtggaCTCAGATCCTATGTGACTTAAGACACGGAACATAATCCTCATATAGTAGAAATAGGACATTTATTTTCCCTTAAAAGATGAGAACTGGCCCATGCTTTAGACTTCTCTAGTTTCTCTGCTTGTTCTTGCTCTGACCTTGCCCTTAGCGGCTTCTTGCCCATTACATCCACCCCCTGACTTCCCTTCCTCCAAAGGGACTTGGTCTCCTCTCTCCCTTATGAATTCCTGTCATCTCCTGGTCAATTCTCCTCCTTGGCAGTGTCTATCATTCTGTAGCGGTAGCAGCCAAAACCACATGCAGAGTTGAAGGAAAGTAAGCTTGTGACATGGGGCAATGGAAATTCTTAATTGATAAATTTGTGGTTCATTTCCTATGTAATATCAGGAAGCATTACACTGAGAGATACTGGTTTTTTATTTGTGTAAAAAATCAGGCTTGCCCCATTCGAATCAGTAATGTTTACAAATACACCCCTGCTTctgttgtttctattttatatcttCAATGTTGCTGATAGTGTTCACAGGCTGTTTAGTTTGGGCACTGTTAGTGAGGTTACTGGGAAGAACCTGAGCCTATTTTGTGGGCGATGAGTTaggtgtgttttttaaaaacggATGGGCTGCAAatctgaatatttctttttaaaaatctcttgaaACGAATTCAGAGTGGTTGCCCAACATGGTAAATGGTAGGTATCCTTTTCTCTTTTGCAGGTGGTACAAGACTGGAAGTTCATAGCACAAGTTCTAGACCGCATCTTCCTGTGGCTCTTCCTGATGGTGTCAGTGACAGGCTCTGTTCTGATTTTTACCCCCGCTTTGAAGATGTGGCTACATAGTTACCACTAGGAACAAGTCTCCAGAGCAATCCAATGTACATCCCATAAAGATAAAATTGCACCTTAGAACGGACATCTGGCTAGTATATTCGTACACTATACAAATGTGCATGCTTCCTGGGAGGGcctgcttcttcctcttcctcgtGGGAACTGAACCTTGGCCAGTGTGGGTTTGCCTGCAGTAACTTTGCAGTTGCCATCAGAGTGGGTTGGGTTTAGAACCTCCACAGGCCCCTGCCTTGGCTCCCCCAGACATTCAGGGAAAAGCCCTGTGTCCAGGCCTGAGGTCAcaagccaggacacacagggttGTTGCTGGTTGGTAGACCACTGCTCCCAGGAAGCTGGGCTGAGGCCTAAGACTGAGGCCCATGGAGAAGTCAAGGAGGCCTCCGCGGGAAGGCCGTTGTGTGGGCAAGACTTGGTCTCCCGTATCTACCGCTGTCAGTGGTGGTTTTGCCTGAGTTGCAACTTGGGCTGTGTGTTGTGCGTCTCTAGCAGTGAACAAATCTGAGCAACCTCTTGGGGCATTGCACTGGGATGGCAGCCGCCAGCACCGCCTGTTACTATGGAGATTCCAGGATGTCACTGGTCAGCTGAAGTCCCTCCCAAACATGGCATTCATTAAAAATGGTCTCTCTTGAATGTGGAAAGCCTGTACGGCTGGTGTTATTCTAGGCTTTCcattctgtttcttctcttccttttttttttttttttttttgagagaacatTTAAGCACTACTTTTAGAATTATTGATAGCATTACAAAGTTTCCAGGTGGTGAAACTGCTGTGAACTGCGACTTGCCTCAAGATCATAACAAAATAACTTACAATGTCATCTGCTACCAGAAGTACAGTCGTTAATGCCCACTATCTTTTCCTAGAAAATTGAAATACCTGCACTGGACAGCCTCTGATAACGGTGTTTTTTTAAGTCTCTACATCTCATCCaatccattttttctttccttccttcctttctttcttccttccttctttctttttggtgaGAATATgtaagttctactctcttagcaaattttttttaagtcttttatccattttgagtttatttttgtgcatgatgtaagttggtggtctagtttcatttttttgcaggttgtgtccaattttcccaacaccatttgttgaagaggctgtctttactacattgtatttccttgcctcctttgtcaaatatcagttgtccatagagctgtgggtttatttctgggttctccgttctgttcctctcttagcaaattttaattataccatacagtgttattaactatagtcaccatgattacattagatcctcagacctTATTCACCCTAATACTGAAAGTTTGTACTCTTTTTACCAGCATCTCCCTATTTCCCTTTCCCCCATAAAACTGGCcacaatttttttattctctgtttctgagttcaACTTCTTTTTTTGGGAGGGGTTCCATATAAAAGTGCTACCACACAGTATTCGTCTTTCTCTAACTTATCTCCGCATAATGCCTTGTAAGTTTATatgtgttgtcacaaatgacagggTTCCCTTCTCTTTAGGTctgaattatattccattgtgtatatccatgtatatgccacattttctttattcattcatcaattgacagacacttgagttgtttctacAGTTGGCTATTGTAAACGAGACTGTAATGgacatgggagtgcagatatctctttgagaaaATGATCTTGTTTCCTTCGGATATTCCcggaagtgggattgctgggtcatctgGTAGTTCTATTTGAAttctattttagtttcttttttttttctgaagctggaaacagggagagacagtcagacagactcccgcatgcgcccgaccgggatccacccagcacgcccaccatggggcgacgctctgcccaccagggggcgatgctctgcccatcctgggcgtcgccatgttgcgaccagagccactctagcgcctgaggcagaggccacagagccatccccagcgcccgggccatctttgctccaatggagccttggctgcgggaggggaagagagagacagagaggaaagcgcggcggaggggtggagaagcaaatgggggcttctcctgtgtgccctggccgggaatcgaacctgggtcgtccgcacactaggcccatgctctaccgctgagccaaccggccagggcctattttagtttcttgaggaacctccGTAGTGGCTGGACCGACCTACCTTCCCACCGACCATGCACtggcgctccccccccccccacgtctcCAGCATTTATCTCGTGGCTTTTAtatgacagccattctgaaaggtgtgaagtaatatctcactgcagttttgaCATGCACTTCCCTAatgttgaacatgttttcatgtacctgttggtcatttgtatgttttctttggaaacatatctgttcaggtcttttgcccatttttaaattgggttatttgtgtTTTTTGCTTTGAGTTGCATGAGTTccttgcatattttggatattaacctgttATTAGATATGTGGTCGGCAAATCTTCTCTCTCATTCCATAGGTTCCCTTCTCATCCcgctgatggtttcctttgccgtgcagaagctttttagctcaatatagtcccacttgtttattttcttttctgttgttcCCTTTGCTTTTGGTGTAAAATCCCCAAAAATTATTGCCAAGCTGCTTTCCATTCTGTTTTCACGTGTCTCCCTGGCCCTCTGGTGCCCTCACCCacctccagccccacccccacccccaccacggcATCTCTGAGGCTCATGAGGGTGAGAGTGTTCAGATGCTTTTTGCTCTCCAAAATCACTGCTACCGAGTCCCGGAGTTTAGCTTGAAgcaatttttctcctttccccagtTCTAAGTCCAAATGCTTCTCTGAATTATTTTGTTTGGGCCATGTTTCTTATACACTGTTTGCATCTGGGACTTTTTAAAACCCAATTTAAGGGTTTAGCCCTTTCACACATACTGTTACCAcaaatatgtttagttttatttacgctgttttgttttgtgttttctgtatgttttcttGTTCCTTCGCTTTTTGCCCTTTTCAGACTTAACTGGATTTGTgtgttccttcttctcttccaatgGCTTAAAAGTTATgcattatttctataattttttaataaacatattcaAACTTATTTTAATCTGTGTTGAGAATTAATGCCCAAAGCCACCTCTCTCTAAGTCAACAGTTCCTTCACTTCCCCTTTAtcctcttttatattttgtgaaaatCATCTAGAATTTTAGTTccagattattaattttttatgtatccCTTTCTtctgattaatttatttaaaattcattttgtccACAACCACATTATTAACacattgttttattcatttcttggtTCAGCACTGCTTTTTATCctacattttcctctttctttctttgttttattattccaGAGGGATACATCTCCAAGTAATTCTTTTATAAAGTTTTGAGTGCAGTAACATTTTTGAATTATTACATTTCTAACATTGTAATGTATTCTGCCCTTACAGAATAGATTGGCTGGGCATAAAGTTATgagttcaaaattattttccctcAGAACTTTGAAGACATCATGCTACAATATCCCATGttataaataaagataagaaatatGATGTGGATTGATTCTTATTCCTTATTCCTATTAGATTCCtggttttttctttctgaaattcctaggcttctttctttattttggaCTTTAGAAATATCACATGTATGGTATATAGTCTATATGTTTAAGTATAGGACTtagtctctctctcgctctctctctctctctcacttgtttTGTCTTGGCCCTTGTTAACTGATATCTTTCTTCAACTCATgcaaattttcttatttcttttattatttcctggcctccattctcatttgttttttcttttgaaatttctaataaacagattttttttaatttgatttttaaaaaatatttattttattgattttagagagaggaaagaagaggggggagaaaaACATCTatccattcttgtatgtgccctgactgggaatcaaaccggcaacctctgtgcttgggaaTGATGTACTAACCAATTGAACCGTTTGGCCAGGGCTCTATAAAGAGGTCTTGATATTGTTGGATCTGTCCTTCATGTTTTTTAACTTTTCGCTCATGCTTTTTATGTCTTTAATTACTTAGACTGTCAACTTGATGATGTAAAATAGCTAACTAATTTGCTCTTCAGTCATCATCTGTTCTATTCAGCCCCTCTACTGAGGTGGGGTTGCTGTTTGTTTGTGGTTGATTCATGAATTTGATTTCCAAAAACTCCACGTTGTCTTTTTGTCTATCATAACCTCTGGAATATTTTGGAGAATACTAATTATAATCACTTTAAAGTCTTCTATTGTCTGCATTAACTGTTTTTCTTCAGGGGTTTACTCTTCTGAGTTTTGATGCTTTCGGGGTCATTTTACTTAAATCTTCGATGATTTTTTGATGTTGTTTATTCACCCAACCGTGAAAACCATTTCTAAATTGGAAACCTGGCTCCCGATGATTTCTATTCCTGTCTGTGTCCAAGAAAGCATCTCTCTAGGCTGTGTGAGTAGCTCACCCGTTACATTCAGTGACGCCCCTTCCTTCATGGTAAGCCTACTTCTCTGAttccagtgcccactctggtttCCCATGTGTCTGAATAACCACATTCATGAGGACAGATGACTGAGCCACTCTGAAAACAGAGAATTTCTGCAGCTGTACTTGGTTCTTCAGTTGATTACTGAATAATTACACTTCCTCTGTAAGTCTCCCCTTATATAATTTTAGGATTATTGTGGAGATTTTCTAGAAAGAATAATCTCTTCGGTGCTCCCACCTTTCCGGCACGAGATCGCAATTCTGCTGCTCTATTAGGTTTTCCTATAAACCTGACCACATCTGTCCTGCATGGGCCAGCCATTCCCCACCAGTCTGGTCTGGGAGGGTACCCCATCCAATCTCCTGTGCTGttatggttttgttttcattttacattaCATTTCTTCTGAAATATCAGTAAGATTTagaggaggaataaaagaaaaagaaggaaacacatGACCCAGCCATTTCATATTAGAAATCTTTTTTAAGTCCCAGTCCCTATAGACATGTCCAATCAATTGCTTCATCACTACTTTAGGACAGGATTTGCAGGAATACTTTTTTGTGATAAAATTAAGGATTCAATGCCCTAAATCCCTGATGGGATTATAAAATCAAAGGGCAAATCACTGTTTCTTTTATTGAAAACACTATTGACTTTAACTCATTACTTAACTTTATTTAACTCATTAGTTTGCTAGGTAAATGACAATACTAACCTCAGAAAAATGAATTTCAATTAGAATTCAatcttaaattttgaaaaatatcacatgaatGCTTTCCacagcctttttctttctttcttttttatttttttaaagattttatttattgatttttagggagaggagacagagagaaatgggggtggggaggagcaggaagcatcaactcattgtccaCAGCCTCTTTCTGAccagacacaaacacacaaaggTCAAACACTTATCCATGCCTCATTGCAGCTAAGTTGAGAGACAATACCAGTTTCAAATATGGAAaagcttaaatatttatatatcataataACCCTATGGAAGTAACGACAAAAGAGAACTTTGAAGgaaagaaatttttcatttcaaatgtaTAGCAAGAAAAATCTTCTGTGAGCAGTCTTGCTAGCTAAGTCCAACAAGTGGACACAGTAAGACCCATGGACCTCTCCATCACATGTGCGAGCATGTGAACAGACACGTGTGGGTACAcatgcacaggcacacacatatgTGCAGGCACACGTGTGtggacacacacatgcatggaTACACAGAGAACTGTCCTAAATCATTCGCATTCTTTGGATGTTTGCTACCACTTCACCTGCTCATGAAGCCTGCACAGAACACGTGCCCCCACCGAGCTCCCTGTCTCTGAAGGCCAGTAATGTTTTCAGTCTCTCACATATAGTTTAGAAGGTAATTGTCCTCTATTATTTCATTAACTGAATTTTATTGCCTTAGCTATACCATAGCAGAGCCTCTCTTTCAATCTCAACAGCATCTAATAGAGCTGTGTACATGTTCAAGCCTTAATTCATATTTGTTAATCAATTAAACCAGTACCAGCAAGTTTAGATTGGATTATTCatctaaaataaagacaa
Encoded proteins:
- the CHRNB3 gene encoding neuronal acetylcholine receptor subunit beta-3, translated to MMTLAGFVLVLIVLGITPSAAAEFSSIAENEDALLRHLFQGYQKWVRPVLNSNDTIKVYFGLKISQLVDVDEKNQLMTTNVWLKQEWTDHKLRWNPDEYGGIHSIKVPSESLWLPDIVLFENADGRFEGSLMTKVIVKSNGTVIWTPPASYKSSCTMDVTFFPFDRQNCSMKFGSWTYDGTMVDLVLMNENVDRKDFFDNGEWEILNAKGMKGNRRDGLYSYPFITYSFVLRRLPLFYTLFLIIPCLGLSFLTVLVFYLPSDEGEKLSLSTSVLVSLTVFLLVIEEIIPSSSKVIPLIGEYLLFIMIFVTLSIIVTVFVINVHHRSSSTYHPMAPWVKRLFLQKLPKLLCMKGHVDRYSFPDKEESEPVVKGKVLEKKKQKQFSDGEKVLVAFLEKAADSIRYISRHVKKEHFISQVVQDWKFIAQVLDRIFLWLFLMVSVTGSVLIFTPALKMWLHSYH